A genomic stretch from Penaeus monodon isolate SGIC_2016 chromosome 25, NSTDA_Pmon_1, whole genome shotgun sequence includes:
- the LOC119589131 gene encoding molt-inhibiting hormone-like — protein MHRLARRTLLAIVIVLFGTNLFFDIASASLIEGTCRGRMGNREIYKKVDRFVKTGANIFRLPELEGLCRDRCFYNEWFLLCLKAANRDDEIENFRVWISILNA, from the exons ATGCACCGTTTAGCAAGG aGGACATTGTTGGCGATAGTGATTGTACTATTTGGGACAAACCTCTTCTTCGACATCGCCTCGGCCAGTCTCATAGAAGGCACCTGTAGAGGCAGAATGGGTAATCGTGAGATCTACAAGAAAGTTGATCGGTTTGTGAAGACTGGGGCTAATATCTTCCGATTGCCAGAATTGGAAGGCTTGTGTAG GGATCGGTGCTTCTACAATGAATGGTTTCTGCTTTGTCTGAAGGCTGCCAACAGGGATGACGAGATCGAAAATTTTAGAGTGTGGATCAGTATTCTGAACGCCTGA